From one Butyricimonas faecihominis genomic stretch:
- the gadC gene encoding putative glutamine/gamma-aminobutyrate antiporter GadC produces the protein MTTNSNTKGTAMKLGVMTLAIMNVAAVVSLRGLPAEAVYGLSSAFYYLFAAIVFLVPTALVAAELAAMFAQKEGGVFRWVGEAYGKRFGFLAIFLQWIESTIWYPTVLTFGAVSIAYIGLNTSEDALLASNKIFTLVTVLAIYWVATFISLKGLGWVGKVSKIGAMVGTIIPAGLLIVFGIIYISTGGHNNMDMSQGFFPDLTKFDNLVLASGIFLFYAGMEMMGIHVMDVKEPASKNYPKAIFIGAGITVVIFVLGTFALGLIIPAKDINLTQSLLVGFDGYLKYLHISWASPVIAIALMFGVLAGVLTWVAGPSKGIFTVGKAGYLPPFFQKTNKIGVQKNILFVQGGVVTILALLFVVMPSVQSFYQILSQLTVLLYLIMYLLMFSGAIVLRYKMKKANRPFAIGRKSNVGIWIIAGLGFCGALLAFVLSFIPPSQINVGSNTVWFAVLIIGCVVVVATPFIIYSLRKPSWKDPKAEIAPFHWEEQPVAPATSTTSTSPATPDAKK, from the coding sequence ATGACAACAAATTCAAACACAAAAGGGACTGCGATGAAACTCGGCGTGATGACCCTCGCAATTATGAATGTCGCGGCGGTTGTGAGTCTTCGTGGCCTACCGGCAGAAGCCGTTTATGGGTTGAGTTCTGCATTCTACTATTTATTCGCAGCCATTGTATTTCTGGTTCCCACGGCTCTCGTGGCAGCCGAATTAGCCGCCATGTTCGCCCAGAAAGAGGGTGGAGTTTTCCGTTGGGTAGGTGAGGCGTACGGAAAACGTTTTGGTTTCCTAGCAATATTCCTGCAATGGATCGAGAGTACGATCTGGTACCCGACGGTTCTGACATTCGGGGCCGTATCCATCGCGTACATCGGCTTGAACACCTCCGAAGATGCCCTGCTGGCATCCAACAAAATCTTCACGCTGGTTACCGTGCTGGCTATTTACTGGGTAGCAACCTTTATCTCGCTGAAAGGACTGGGATGGGTAGGTAAAGTTTCCAAGATCGGGGCCATGGTCGGGACGATTATTCCCGCCGGGCTTCTGATCGTTTTCGGTATTATTTACATTTCCACGGGCGGGCATAATAACATGGACATGAGCCAAGGTTTCTTCCCCGACTTGACCAAGTTTGACAACCTCGTGCTAGCCTCGGGAATCTTCCTTTTCTACGCCGGAATGGAGATGATGGGTATTCACGTGATGGACGTGAAGGAACCTGCATCGAAGAACTACCCGAAAGCGATCTTTATCGGTGCCGGGATTACCGTGGTTATCTTCGTGCTGGGTACGTTCGCGCTGGGTTTGATTATTCCTGCAAAAGACATTAACCTGACACAAAGTTTGCTTGTCGGGTTCGACGGGTATCTCAAATACCTGCATATCAGCTGGGCATCCCCGGTAATAGCTATCGCCTTGATGTTCGGTGTGCTTGCCGGAGTGCTTACTTGGGTTGCGGGTCCGTCAAAAGGTATTTTCACCGTGGGTAAAGCCGGTTACTTGCCTCCATTCTTCCAGAAAACAAACAAGATCGGTGTTCAGAAGAACATCCTGTTCGTACAAGGAGGAGTTGTTACAATCTTGGCATTGTTGTTCGTGGTCATGCCTTCCGTGCAGTCGTTCTACCAGATATTGTCGCAGTTGACCGTCTTGTTGTACCTGATTATGTACCTGTTGATGTTCTCCGGAGCTATCGTGTTACGCTACAAGATGAAAAAAGCAAATCGACCGTTCGCTATCGGCCGGAAAAGTAACGTCGGGATATGGATCATCGCCGGACTGGGATTCTGCGGGGCCTTGCTGGCTTTCGTGTTGAGTTTCATCCCGCCTTCACAGATCAACGTGGGTAGTAATACCGTCTGGTTTGCCGTGCTGATTATCGGGTGCGTCGTGGTTGTTGCCACTCCGTTCATCATCTACTCCTTGCGTAAACCGTCATGGAAAGACCCGAAAGCTGAAATCGCCCCGTTCCACTGGGAAGAACAACCGGTTGCCCCGGCTACTTCAACGACTTCAACTAGCCCGGCCACTCCGGATGCTAAAAAATAA
- a CDS encoding transporter: MLERLKTWMLPLAMLSGGIFYSFFSLFSFLTPYLISVMLLITCCRLSIREMRFTRLHVWMLVVQVVGSVCVYAVLCPFDALLGEAMMICVLAPTAVAATVVTGMLGGSVPCLAAYTLASNLCVAIVSPVIFSLVGTQGEMSFGASLWYVCRQVGPLLLLPLAGAWILEYFIPSAHKVLKSHQSISFYLWSFSLTIVVGKTVSFIMQQDSKNYGEEFLIAFAALLLCIGQFAIGRWVGRRHGETIAGGQGLGQKNTILAIWMAQVYLSPLSSIGPAAYVLWQNSINSWQLWKKRKKEGKA, translated from the coding sequence GTGTTAGAGCGATTAAAAACATGGATGTTGCCTTTGGCGATGTTAAGCGGGGGTATATTTTACTCTTTTTTCAGCTTGTTTTCTTTCTTGACTCCTTACTTGATTTCCGTGATGCTATTAATCACGTGTTGTCGTTTGTCGATCAGAGAAATGCGTTTTACCCGGTTACACGTGTGGATGCTTGTGGTTCAGGTCGTGGGTAGCGTGTGCGTGTACGCCGTGTTATGCCCTTTTGATGCCTTGTTGGGAGAGGCTATGATGATTTGCGTGCTGGCCCCGACGGCCGTGGCTGCGACGGTTGTCACGGGGATGCTGGGCGGGAGTGTGCCATGTCTAGCCGCTTACACGTTAGCGAGTAATTTGTGCGTGGCAATCGTGTCACCTGTGATTTTCTCTCTCGTGGGGACGCAAGGGGAAATGTCTTTCGGTGCGTCTTTATGGTACGTTTGCCGGCAGGTTGGGCCGTTGTTACTTTTGCCGCTGGCCGGGGCATGGATCTTGGAATATTTTATTCCTTCAGCACATAAGGTGTTGAAAAGTCATCAAAGCATTTCTTTCTATTTGTGGTCGTTCAGCCTGACAATCGTGGTCGGGAAAACGGTGTCTTTCATTATGCAGCAGGATAGTAAAAACTACGGGGAAGAGTTTTTAATCGCTTTTGCCGCGTTGTTATTGTGTATCGGACAATTTGCGATCGGGCGTTGGGTCGGTCGCCGACATGGTGAGACCATTGCAGGAGGCCAAGGATTGGGACAGAAAAACACGATTTTGGCTATATGGATGGCGCAAGTGTATCTTTCGCCTCTTTCTTCGATAGGACCTGCCGCTTATGTCCTTTGGCAGAATAGTATCAATAGTTGGCAGTTGTGGAAGAAGAGGAAGAAGGAAGGAAAAGCATGA
- a CDS encoding MFS transporter — MKIQTGHGMITLTALLAIYSISMVTSLPGLAISPILGDLKNIFKDASDLELQMLESLPSFIIVPFILLAGRLSLRINKKRILIIGLSIFFGCSVIYPFSNSLWLLLVVSALLGVGAGMIIPFSTGLIADNFTKRYRTRQLGIASSITNITLVLTTFLAGVLADINWHYAFLVYCLSGISLLFAFKLNSAPPAAPQRAQPANDTPVSTNHNWPVALMFLYYFITFIVLTVPFNLSIYMETLKFKDPDISGTYISVFFLAMTIPGLFINNIIGWLRSYTNVCSSAAIALGFVLFLVKGGPVLLTIGVILIGLGYGCMQPIIYDKTSTSTAESHATFALALVMAMNYMAIITYPFILEILQGIFSTDTSYFPFLLSTILAGIFAVFTYFKRNTSTLGIQIQR; from the coding sequence ATGAAAATACAAACCGGCCATGGCATGATCACGCTCACGGCACTCCTTGCCATCTATTCCATATCGATGGTAACTTCATTACCCGGCTTGGCCATCTCGCCGATTCTCGGTGATCTCAAGAACATTTTCAAGGATGCCAGCGACTTGGAACTGCAAATGCTCGAATCGCTCCCGTCGTTTATCATTGTCCCCTTCATCTTGCTGGCAGGACGATTATCTTTAAGGATTAACAAAAAAAGAATCCTTATCATCGGGTTATCAATATTCTTCGGGTGCAGCGTGATTTACCCTTTCAGTAATTCCCTGTGGCTGCTACTGGTAGTCAGCGCCCTCTTGGGCGTCGGGGCCGGGATGATCATCCCGTTTTCCACAGGACTTATCGCTGACAACTTCACGAAACGTTACAGGACCCGCCAACTAGGTATCGCCTCGTCGATCACCAACATCACGCTGGTTCTCACCACCTTTCTTGCTGGCGTTCTCGCCGACATCAACTGGCATTACGCATTCCTCGTGTACTGCCTGTCGGGGATCTCGCTGTTGTTCGCTTTTAAACTGAACTCTGCCCCTCCGGCAGCACCGCAAAGAGCCCAACCTGCAAACGATACTCCCGTATCGACAAACCACAACTGGCCTGTAGCGCTCATGTTTCTCTATTACTTTATCACGTTTATCGTGCTGACAGTCCCCTTTAACCTGTCGATCTATATGGAAACGTTGAAATTCAAGGACCCGGACATTTCCGGCACATATATTTCCGTCTTTTTCCTCGCCATGACAATTCCCGGACTTTTTATCAACAACATCATCGGATGGTTGCGCAGTTACACGAACGTGTGCTCCTCCGCGGCCATCGCCCTCGGTTTCGTGCTTTTCCTCGTGAAAGGCGGGCCGGTACTGCTAACCATCGGTGTTATCCTTATCGGGTTGGGGTACGGGTGTATGCAACCCATCATATACGACAAAACATCCACGAGTACGGCCGAATCACACGCAACATTCGCACTGGCACTGGTGATGGCCATGAATTATATGGCAATTATCACCTACCCTTTTATTCTCGAAATTTTACAGGGAATATTCTCCACGGATACCTCCTATTTCCCGTTTTTACTCAGCACGATACTGGCCGGGATATTTGCTGTGTTCACCTATTTTAAACGAAATACGAGTACTTTGGGAATACAAATTCAACGTTAA
- a CDS encoding DMT family transporter translates to METTQKPKEIIGHLMVLSTIVIYSFNTNFMKILMPEWIGPHGLVLIRCTVMAFGFWIISLFIPANKQQAKPKRKDIFMMMLGGLLGIGGNLLLYINGLNITGPVDAFVIRTVQPIIVIALAVLILHADFNRYKAIGIVLGLAGTLYVSITPHAGAVKDSFTGDVLIFVASVFNALYLILIKPYTQKFNSVIVMRWMSLAAFILVLPFGLHQTLEAPLFTSEAPVHIWLELGFVLIFATMIAYFLNLKALLYISPFVESVYIYLLPITGAIVSISLGLQKFSWHDPIALVLSLQDSH, encoded by the coding sequence ATGGAAACAACTCAAAAGCCAAAAGAGATCATCGGGCATCTCATGGTCTTGTCTACAATTGTCATATATAGCTTTAACACGAATTTCATGAAGATCCTCATGCCGGAATGGATCGGTCCTCATGGCCTCGTGTTAATTCGTTGCACGGTCATGGCTTTCGGTTTCTGGATCATCTCCCTCTTCATCCCGGCAAATAAACAACAGGCAAAACCCAAAAGAAAAGACATTTTCATGATGATGCTGGGCGGTCTGCTCGGCATCGGGGGTAACTTACTACTATACATCAACGGCTTGAATATCACGGGTCCCGTGGATGCTTTTGTTATCCGTACCGTGCAACCTATTATCGTAATTGCACTCGCCGTACTGATTCTTCACGCGGACTTCAATCGCTACAAAGCCATCGGTATCGTTTTGGGACTTGCGGGAACTCTTTACGTTTCAATCACCCCGCACGCAGGAGCGGTGAAAGACTCATTCACAGGAGACGTTCTGATCTTCGTTGCCTCGGTTTTCAACGCGCTCTATCTCATATTAATCAAACCCTACACCCAGAAATTCAATTCGGTTATCGTGATGCGCTGGATGAGCTTGGCAGCCTTTATCCTCGTACTCCCTTTCGGCTTGCATCAAACCCTCGAAGCCCCGCTATTCACGTCAGAGGCTCCCGTACATATCTGGTTGGAACTCGGTTTCGTGCTTATTTTCGCCACGATGATAGCTTACTTCCTAAACTTGAAAGCCCTGCTATACATTTCGCCCTTTGTGGAAAGCGTGTATATTTACCTCCTCCCTATCACCGGAGCCATCGTGTCAATATCGCTCGGTCTCCAGAAATTCTCATGGCACGACCCAATCGCCCTCGTATTATCATTGCAGGATTCGCATTGA
- a CDS encoding GNAT family N-acetyltransferase has protein sequence MEITHDKTRHMFEFSKNGNSAVVEYKPFDGGINILHTFVPKPLQNKGYGAKLVKETLNYARENHLKVIITCPFARVYVARHKEYEDLL, from the coding sequence ATGGAAATTACACATGATAAAACCAGACATATGTTCGAATTCTCCAAAAACGGGAATTCGGCCGTCGTAGAATACAAACCCTTTGACGGGGGAATCAACATCTTACACACATTCGTTCCCAAACCTTTGCAGAATAAAGGCTACGGGGCCAAACTTGTGAAAGAAACGTTGAATTATGCACGGGAAAATCACTTGAAGGTTATCATCACCTGTCCTTTTGCCCGCGTATACGTGGCCCGTCATAAAGAATACGAAGATCTACTTTAA
- a CDS encoding ATP-binding protein — MSENKNTAIPVNELEDLQEKEFILHELQKSAKIGWWKVNFNTHEIICSDYIMDILDLSKNTMTVEEFLNIINVEHRQRISSSFIHIRTQNFYDEIFPIQTKYGELWIHSKLGNKIVREDNTIIAIGFSQILDEETNTSLYKNKEDSRLKELLVRQFALSQSLSNFLKSADTPKVITDTLKDLLQQFNGDRTYIFQYDKAKGTQSCIYEATREGVSPEIDTLQDMDINYNQWWSKQMFNNVPIIINNLDEMPPEAISDKQTLARQNIASLMVFPLLSAQGIWGYMGIDIVNTPRLWSMIDKEWFSAISNIINICIELRASEKKAQQEREYFKSLYDHMPIGYLRMQILYDHSGKVTDYKYLDANPAFYNITASPIGSYIGHTAKDFNANKPEELEVLQQVVSSGKVLETNRLIANTGRQYHILIYLQGQQEVVALFTDISERMKTIEALRRSEETLHNIYKNIPVGIEIYDKDGTLIALNDVESEIFGFEHKEDVLGVNLFKNPNLPQQHLEMLRQGKEITFPLTYKFTNVNKTYYNTKYEGTRNLTVKGNCLYDTNNNIENYLLIVIDNTEAIKAYRKIEDFETLFNDIAEFSKVGICRWNPLSNNFLGSDVWFHNLNQTPRQINNIMEAYEHAHPDDLQCLATFFQNVMDGEEQSFSGQVRIQFEDSWRWMRIRFKVKEYNPQKGIIELIGLNLDITELKETESKLIAAKLKAEEADRLKSAFLANMSHEIRTPLNAIVGFSNLLADTSNIEEREQYISVIQKNNELLLQLISDILDLSKIEAGTYEVTFAEVDVNDLCEEIICSHAMKVPQGVTLSFEEHEPHCSICSDRNRITQILSNFINNAIKFTEFGYIHVGYTLSEKYIRFHVQDSGIGISTKNQEQIFDRFIKLNTFARGTGLGLSICKSIVEKLGGEIGVKSTLGCGSTFWFSLPYDPLYKAKSGATDH, encoded by the coding sequence ATGTCTGAAAACAAGAATACCGCAATTCCGGTAAATGAATTAGAAGATTTACAAGAGAAAGAGTTTATACTCCACGAACTACAAAAATCAGCAAAAATCGGCTGGTGGAAGGTAAACTTCAACACTCACGAAATCATTTGTTCAGACTACATCATGGATATACTCGATCTATCTAAAAACACCATGACCGTAGAAGAGTTCCTAAACATCATCAACGTGGAACACAGGCAACGTATCTCTTCCTCGTTCATCCACATCCGGACACAGAATTTCTACGACGAAATATTCCCGATCCAAACAAAGTATGGAGAATTATGGATTCATTCCAAGCTGGGCAACAAAATAGTGCGGGAAGACAACACGATTATCGCCATCGGATTTTCCCAAATACTTGATGAAGAAACGAATACATCCCTTTATAAAAACAAGGAAGACTCCCGTTTAAAGGAATTACTGGTCCGGCAATTTGCCCTGTCTCAGTCCCTATCAAACTTCTTAAAAAGTGCAGACACCCCAAAAGTCATCACGGACACGCTGAAAGATTTATTACAGCAATTTAACGGGGACCGCACTTATATATTCCAGTACGACAAGGCAAAAGGTACACAAAGTTGTATCTACGAAGCTACCCGGGAAGGAGTTTCCCCGGAGATCGACACATTGCAGGATATGGACATCAACTACAACCAGTGGTGGAGTAAACAAATGTTCAACAACGTGCCTATCATCATCAACAACCTAGATGAGATGCCACCGGAAGCCATAAGCGACAAGCAAACTTTGGCCCGTCAGAATATTGCCTCCCTCATGGTATTCCCACTTCTATCCGCACAAGGTATTTGGGGGTATATGGGGATAGACATTGTAAACACACCCCGCCTTTGGAGCATGATCGACAAGGAATGGTTTTCAGCCATCTCCAACATCATCAACATCTGTATCGAATTACGGGCATCCGAGAAAAAAGCCCAACAGGAAAGAGAGTATTTCAAGAGCCTTTACGATCATATGCCAATCGGTTACCTACGGATGCAAATCTTATATGATCATTCCGGCAAAGTAACCGATTACAAATATCTGGATGCGAATCCCGCCTTTTACAATATAACAGCATCGCCAATCGGTTCGTATATCGGTCATACTGCTAAAGACTTCAACGCGAACAAACCCGAAGAACTGGAAGTGTTGCAGCAAGTCGTTTCAAGCGGCAAAGTACTTGAAACCAATCGACTAATAGCAAATACAGGACGCCAGTATCATATCTTGATCTACTTACAAGGTCAACAAGAAGTCGTCGCTTTGTTCACGGACATCTCAGAACGGATGAAAACGATCGAGGCCCTTCGCCGTAGTGAAGAAACCTTACACAACATATACAAAAACATACCCGTCGGTATCGAAATCTATGATAAAGATGGAACCTTAATCGCTCTAAATGACGTTGAAAGCGAAATCTTTGGCTTCGAACACAAAGAAGACGTACTGGGAGTTAATCTATTTAAAAATCCGAATCTTCCCCAGCAACATCTCGAAATGTTACGGCAGGGCAAGGAAATCACATTCCCGCTGACATACAAATTCACGAACGTGAATAAAACCTACTACAACACGAAATACGAGGGAACGAGAAACTTGACGGTAAAAGGAAATTGTCTCTATGATACCAACAATAACATAGAAAACTACCTTCTCATCGTCATCGACAACACGGAAGCCATCAAGGCTTACCGCAAAATTGAAGACTTTGAAACCCTGTTCAATGACATCGCGGAATTCTCCAAAGTAGGTATTTGCCGCTGGAACCCGCTAAGTAACAACTTTTTGGGTTCGGACGTTTGGTTTCATAATCTAAACCAGACACCCCGCCAGATCAACAATATCATGGAAGCCTACGAGCATGCTCACCCGGATGATCTCCAATGTCTCGCCACGTTTTTCCAAAACGTCATGGACGGGGAGGAACAGTCATTCTCCGGGCAGGTACGTATCCAATTCGAGGATAGCTGGCGCTGGATGCGTATACGTTTCAAAGTGAAAGAATACAATCCGCAGAAAGGCATTATTGAACTCATCGGGCTAAATCTTGACATCACGGAACTAAAAGAAACAGAAAGTAAACTCATTGCCGCCAAGCTGAAAGCCGAAGAGGCTGATCGCTTGAAATCGGCCTTCTTGGCTAACATGAGCCATGAAATCCGTACCCCTCTCAACGCAATAGTAGGTTTCTCCAACTTGTTGGCTGACACGAGCAACATCGAGGAAAGGGAACAATACATCTCCGTGATACAGAAAAACAACGAACTTTTATTGCAACTCATCTCTGATATACTTGACCTCTCCAAAATCGAGGCGGGAACCTACGAGGTCACGTTTGCCGAAGTGGACGTGAATGACCTATGCGAAGAAATCATCTGTTCTCATGCTATGAAAGTCCCTCAGGGCGTGACGTTATCATTCGAGGAACACGAGCCTCATTGTTCCATTTGCAGTGACAGAAACCGCATCACGCAGATTCTTTCAAACTTCATCAACAATGCGATTAAATTCACGGAATTCGGTTACATTCACGTGGGTTATACTCTCTCGGAAAAGTACATCCGATTCCACGTGCAAGACTCGGGTATCGGGATCTCGACAAAGAATCAAGAACAAATCTTCGATCGTTTTATAAAATTAAATACCTTCGCGAGAGGTACAGGCTTGGGTTTGTCCATCTGCAAGAGTATCGTTGAAAAACTGGGCGGGGAAATCGGGGTTAAATCCACACTGGGATGCGGCTCCACGTTCTGGTTCTCGCTCCCCTACGATCCCTTGTATAAAGCAAAGTCAGGCGCTACCGACCATTGA
- a CDS encoding DUF2007 domain-containing protein: MSKWSVVHTVTFLQDAYMIKSYLESAGIETLIPDEFTAQVNNFYTTAIGGVRLMVRTEDLESGVALLKEGGYINPENSVTDEEILIVGADSSTDMTCCPFCGSANIGKRNTPGMAMVILYFLLSALFPIFRSANKCFDCGKIWKFKKIRQ, encoded by the coding sequence ATGAGTAAATGGAGTGTAGTGCATACAGTTACGTTTTTGCAGGATGCTTACATGATCAAGTCTTACTTGGAATCGGCTGGAATCGAGACTTTGATACCGGATGAGTTTACCGCACAGGTGAATAATTTCTATACCACGGCGATTGGTGGTGTGAGACTGATGGTACGCACGGAGGATTTGGAATCGGGGGTGGCTTTGTTAAAAGAAGGCGGGTACATTAATCCCGAAAATTCGGTAACGGATGAGGAGATTTTGATCGTGGGAGCAGATAGTTCCACGGATATGACTTGTTGTCCGTTCTGTGGTTCTGCGAATATCGGTAAAAGAAACACGCCGGGAATGGCGATGGTGATTCTTTATTTCTTGTTGTCGGCGTTATTTCCGATATTCCGGTCGGCAAACAAGTGTTTTGATTGTGGTAAGATCTGGAAATTTAAAAAGATAAGACAATGA
- a CDS encoding THUMP-like domain-containing protein, producing MPLNPEISRFIREHLDDNPDQLLWKKNEYPDDRVVLAVEQIQARENIKEKLPSWYACRDIFYPSKLSTEQCSSETTAPYKARLATGNSLCDLTGGLGVDTYFFSRQVDKVTYVERDESYCEAARSNFLALGATNIEVIHADATTVASQVIADTYYVDPARRTSDNKRVFALTDYAPNVLEIKETLLQQGQRLIIKISPMADLSAVLQLLPETTDVHVVSVRNECKELLFVLDKTPINQAVNIHTVNFATDTEQYFSFLLEEEKDAQPRYMSHIGSYLYEPNSSVLKSGAFKLVANRYGLEKLHPHSHLYTSDHLVADFPGRAFQVKEILDFSSKLLKQISRTIPKANITTRNFKLSVNELRTRSKIKDGGTTYLFATTLNDGRAVIVRTEK from the coding sequence ATGCCATTAAATCCCGAAATATCCCGTTTCATCCGAGAGCATCTGGACGACAATCCGGATCAGTTACTATGGAAGAAAAACGAGTACCCGGATGATCGTGTCGTGTTGGCCGTGGAACAAATTCAAGCCCGGGAGAATATCAAGGAGAAACTTCCCTCGTGGTATGCCTGCCGGGACATCTTCTACCCGTCCAAGCTATCCACCGAACAATGCTCATCCGAGACAACTGCTCCCTACAAGGCTCGACTCGCCACCGGTAACTCTCTCTGCGACCTCACGGGTGGCTTGGGCGTCGACACGTACTTCTTTTCCCGGCAAGTAGATAAAGTGACATACGTGGAACGCGATGAATCGTACTGCGAGGCTGCTCGTTCCAATTTCCTAGCGCTGGGAGCGACCAACATCGAGGTTATTCACGCTGACGCGACAACCGTGGCCAGCCAAGTTATTGCCGACACGTACTATGTTGATCCCGCCCGCCGGACAAGCGATAACAAGCGGGTGTTCGCCCTGACCGATTATGCCCCGAACGTACTGGAAATCAAGGAAACACTTTTACAACAAGGTCAACGCCTGATCATCAAAATCTCCCCCATGGCCGACCTTTCCGCAGTCCTGCAACTCCTACCCGAAACCACCGACGTGCATGTGGTTTCCGTCCGCAACGAGTGTAAGGAACTTTTATTCGTGCTGGATAAAACCCCGATAAATCAAGCGGTGAACATTCACACCGTGAATTTTGCTACCGACACGGAGCAATACTTTTCCTTTCTCTTGGAAGAGGAAAAGGACGCACAACCTCGCTACATGAGTCATATCGGCTCCTACCTTTATGAACCGAATAGTTCCGTCCTCAAAAGCGGAGCCTTTAAACTCGTTGCCAACCGTTACGGGCTGGAGAAACTCCACCCTCACAGCCACCTCTACACTTCGGATCATCTTGTTGCAGACTTCCCCGGTCGTGCATTTCAAGTCAAAGAAATACTGGACTTTTCAAGCAAACTGCTTAAACAGATTTCCCGCACCATCCCCAAAGCAAACATCACCACCCGCAACTTTAAACTATCTGTCAACGAACTCCGTACCCGAAGCAAGATAAAAGACGGCGGCACCACCTACCTTTTTGCCACCACCCTCAATGACGGACGAGCCGTAATCGTGAGGACAGAAAAATGA
- a CDS encoding sensor histidine kinase, which translates to MKYNIIIAILICVILFILYKYIQAKQIISDKKGEIKTSEALFNFILQHIKSYILVIDRNFIVEKTNYYAITDTEDSGQPKRVGELLNCVNSLNKGCGNGELCKACPIRQAVTEAFKTKKDFSNLETTVSLRLSDKKTFKCNVAVSGSYMNIHNRPEMLITIHDITELKQAQIRLQDALAKTERIEKSKFTFLEKLSNEINDQLNCILGWTNLVSTDKTLTPNQQNEYMNLIYEHSDQLSHLANDVLRLARIDAHKIDLQMATFCLHEFFQDIILLRMNNTHPNVELYLEGDSPNLLVYTDQQKLYQVILNLLSNAQKFTNKGHIKLAYSVDEEQNMINFIVEDTGLGMPPRIHTYLFERFYKANTFTDGPGLGLSICKAYIEAMGGTIQFTSSEGRGTRFHFSIRKEPIPAGDVALDMHK; encoded by the coding sequence ATGAAATATAACATCATTATCGCGATACTAATATGTGTAATCCTGTTTATTTTATACAAGTATATACAGGCGAAACAAATTATTAGCGACAAAAAAGGAGAAATCAAAACTTCTGAGGCACTATTCAATTTTATTTTACAACACATAAAGTCCTATATCCTTGTCATTGACAGGAACTTTATCGTGGAGAAAACGAACTATTACGCGATCACAGACACCGAGGACTCTGGACAACCTAAAAGAGTCGGGGAACTACTTAATTGTGTCAATTCCCTGAATAAAGGTTGCGGCAACGGAGAACTTTGCAAGGCTTGTCCCATCAGACAGGCAGTAACGGAAGCCTTTAAAACGAAAAAGGACTTTTCTAACTTGGAAACCACTGTAAGCCTGCGTCTATCAGACAAGAAAACCTTCAAATGCAATGTTGCCGTTTCCGGTTCATACATGAACATTCACAACCGTCCGGAAATGTTAATTACCATTCATGACATCACGGAACTCAAACAGGCTCAAATTCGCTTACAAGATGCTTTGGCCAAAACAGAACGGATTGAAAAGTCAAAATTCACGTTTCTCGAAAAACTGAGTAACGAAATTAACGACCAGTTAAACTGCATCTTAGGCTGGACCAACCTAGTAAGTACGGATAAAACACTGACACCTAACCAGCAAAACGAGTACATGAATCTTATATACGAACACTCCGACCAACTCTCGCATCTGGCAAATGACGTGTTGCGGCTGGCCCGGATCGATGCGCACAAGATCGATTTACAGATGGCAACCTTCTGTCTGCACGAGTTTTTTCAGGATATTATCCTTCTTCGAATGAACAACACCCACCCGAACGTGGAATTGTATTTGGAAGGAGACTCCCCGAATCTCTTGGTGTACACGGATCAACAAAAATTATATCAGGTAATTCTCAATCTCCTGTCCAACGCCCAGAAATTCACAAACAAAGGACACATCAAACTCGCTTATTCCGTGGATGAAGAACAAAATATGATTAACTTCATCGTGGAAGACACGGGCTTAGGAATGCCGCCCAGAATACACACGTACCTCTTCGAGAGATTCTATAAGGCAAACACCTTTACCGACGGCCCCGGACTGGGTCTATCTATTTGTAAGGCATACATTGAGGCGATGGGCGGAACCATTCAATTTACCTCTTCTGAAGGACGTGGAACTCGTTTCCATTTCTCTATAAGAAAAGAACCGATTCCGGCAGGTGATGTTGCACTGGATATGCACAAGTAA